The window CTTCGAAATAAATACTGGAAAACCCATCTTTATCGATTCACCAAAAGCATAATATAGTAAACAAGTACCAAATACTCAACCCAGAACCGCCCTTCCTCTGCTTCATGCTCAGCCGTTCTCCATTAATGGAAACTTTCgtttttatttctcatttttttctgaaatattTCCTTGTCTTGGCATTTATTTCGAAGATTCTCAGAGATTTTCCCGCCGAAAAGTTTGCTATTTTTGCTGATATTTATCCTTGTTTGGTCTGATGATTTTCTGAGTCAACTCGGTCGAGTCCTGCAACTAATTCTGGTTCGATACTTGGGATTTACAGGTTTTACGCGGCGGAGGTTCTATTAGCCTTGGAGTACCTTCACATGCTGGGAATCATCTACAGAGACCTAAAGCCCGAGAACGTGTTAATCAGATCGGACGGTCACATCATGCTATCAGATTTTGACCTCTCACTCTGCTCCGATGCAATTCCAGCCGTTGAATCCCCTGACTCGTCTTCCTCCCCTGACCCCACCACCACTCTCTCATCTTCGGCTGACCTCCCGTCAACCGGCCGTGCACGTAAAGTTTCCTCACTTTGGTGCCTTCCGAAATGGCTCTTCCGGTCACGGAAGGTACGGACGGTGGCGACGACTAGGCAGTTCGTCGCCGAGCCGGTGACCGCCCGGTCATGTTCCTTCGTTGGGACCCACGAGTATGTCTCACCTGAGGTTGCTTCTGGTAAATCACACGGTAACGCTGTTGACTGGTGGGCCCTGGGGATCTTCATCTACGAGCTTATATACGGCCGTACGCCTTTCTCGGGTGACAACAACGAGGCAACGCTGCGAAACATATTAAAAAAGCCCTTGGCTTTCCCAACGGGATCACCGTCGAGTGGGTCAGAAATGTACGCTCGAGATCTCATCTCGAGGTTGCTGGTCAAAGATCCGGATCAGAGGCTTGGTTCAAAAAGAGGGGCTGCTGAGGTGAAGACGCATCCTTTCTTCAAGGATATTAACTTTGCTCTTGTCAGGTCGTCTATGCCGCCGGAGATCAATGGTCTCCGGCGATCTAAGACGACATCGTCGTCGGAGTCGATGACATGTAAGACGGCTTTTGACTACTTTTGAAGTTAAGAGTTGGAAGGAAAGGGTTCGTGAGCCACGTGGCATCATCGTGGTCTGTAAATTTGgcacttgtttttcttttatttttggtttctaAATATCTAGTTATTGATATATAGGAATAGGATTGCCTGTATCGGGCGATATCTGATATCTAACTGTATCAAGGAAGTTtagattctaccaaaaaaaaaaagttgagatTAGTTTACAAACCTACCTCCCAGCCCTTGGATCTCGTGGGGATACATGTTCATGATTAGGATACGTGTCTTGAGTGTTGAGATGTATGTCTGAACCCTTTCGATCCTTGAATCACTAATTGAATACCCAATTAATTGGAGAAGAACTGAATCTATGAAAAAGATGATggtaaaaaggagaagaaagtaaGCTTAAGAATGGAGCATAATAAGATTATAAAAATACCATTAGCTTTTTATACAATGAGATGGCATTCTTGTAATCTTGATAAGTTTCTTGCATTCTGGAATTTGATTCAAACTAAAATTTGAGGTGTGGGTAGTGATGGGAATCATTAATCACATCGATCCACCTGACGCCCATCCATGCATTTCTAGTGGCAAGAAAGGGAACGACGTTAGTAACAAAACCAACCTTCACCATCGAACTCTAAACCTTACATGTATACCCCATTCCTTTTTATCGTTAATTGACAAGTCATGTGATTGTGGGGCCCAAAATTTTCCCACTAGTAAACTGTAAACCCAAGAAAAAGATCCTCGGTAATGTTTTGGGTATGGCTTCTGATTGGAGTTGGGAGGATCTAGATATGTCTGCCTATGTGTTTCGGGTGCACATCCAAATCTTTTCAGCCATAGAACCCTAGGATTAGATTTGTTGCCTTTACGGTCATATATATTTGAAGATTCAACACATTTCCTTTTGCTTTCAAATGTATCTCTTTTCACCTTTATAATGACATGAGGTGAGCTAGATGTTGAATTTTTATATGTTGGATCAAATGATTGTTCTTACAGTAAATCTAAACTTCAAAACTCCACCCAACCCCCTTACTCAACTCTCAGTTTTTCCTATGCATCATGAATAACGTTGAAAATTGTGCTAGTGTGCATGTGTACTGTGTTAATTTTAGGAAAACAGAAGGGAAAACTTTTCATATCATCATTACTAATTGAAAAACTGTCTTAATAGAAACACTTACTAGATatagtaatttttttccttattttcaatgatggtttttttattttttgtgggtTTAGGGTACACCGTTATTTGGTTTTCAGTGGAAAAAGGAGGACAAAGATTTTTACTTCACCTTGCTAACATtaatagttcttttttttttttttttttaaacttctaAAATAGTTCGAGggaactttttttctttctccttttcttaaACAGGATAACCATTTGAATTTCGTGAATGAATTTTAAGGCAATTTAACATTGCTAAAGGATTTTTTATACTTTTGTATGCTTAGTTTTAAACATTATTGAGGGGTTTATACAGAAAATAAAcctccttttcatatttttttagtatATAGATAGTTTANNNNNNNNNNNNNNNNNNNNNNNNNNNNNNNNNNNNNNNNNNNNNNNNNNNNNNNNNNNNNNNNNNNNNNNNNNNNNNNNNNNNNNNNNNNNNNNNNNNNNNNNNNNNNNNNNNNNNNNNNNNNNNNNNNNNNNNNNNNNNNNNNNNNNNNNNNNNNNNNNNNNNNNNNNNNNNNNNNNNNNNNNNNNNNNNNNNNNNNNNNNNNNNNNNNNNNNNNNNNNNNNNNNNNNNNNNNNNNNNNNNNNNNNNNNNNNNNNNNNNNNNNNNNNNNNNNNNNNNNNNNNNNNNNNNNNNNNNNNNNNNNNNNNNNNNNNNNNNNNNNNNNNNNNNNNNNNNNNNNNNNNNNNNNNNNNNNNNNNNNNNNNNNNNNNNNNNNNNNNNNNNNNNNNNNNNNNNNNNNNNNNNNNNNNNNNNNNNNNNNNNNNNNNNNNNNNNNNNNNNNNNNNNNNNNNNNNNNNNNNNNNNNNNNNNNNNNNNNNNNNNNNNNNNNNNNNNNNNNNNNNNNNNNNNNNNNNNNNNNNNNNNNNNNNNNNNNNNNNNNNNNNNNNNNNNNNNNNNNNNNNNNNNNNNNNNNNNNNNNNNNNNNNNNNNNNNNNNNNNNNNNNNNNNNNNNNNNNNNNNNNNNNNNNNNNNNNNNNNNNNNNNNNNNNNNNNNNNNNNNNNNNNNNNNNNNNNNNNNNNNNNNNNNNNNNNNNNNNNNNNNNNNNNNNNNNNNNNNNNNNNNNNNNNNNNNNNNNNNNNNNNNNNNNNNNNNNNNNNNNNNNNNNNNNNNNNNNNNNNNNNNNNNNNNNNNNNNNNNNNNNNNNNNNNNNNNNNNNNNNNNNNNNNNNNNNNNNNNNNNNNNNNNNNNNNNNNNNNNNNNNNNNNNNNNNNNNNNNNNNNNNNNNNNNNNNNNNNNNNNNNNNNNNNNNNNNNNNNNNNNNNNNNNNNNNNNNNNNNNNNNNNNNNNNNNNNNNNNNNNNNNNNNNNNNNNNNNNNNNNNNNNNNNNNNNNNNNNNNNNNNNNNNNNNNNNNNNNNNNNNNNNNNNNNNNNNNNNNNNNNNNNNNNNNNNNNNNNNNNNNNNNNNNNNNNNNNNNNNNNNNNNNNNNNNNNNNNNNNNNNNNNNNNNNNNNNNNNNNNNNNNNNNNNNNNNNNNNNNNNNNNNNNNNNNNNNNNNNNNNNNNNNNNNNNNNNNNNNNNNNNNNNNNNNNNNccccccccccccccaaagaaaaaaaaaccctcctcaaatccatctagaaataagagagagagagagagagagagagagagagagagagtttaaaaCTCCAAGAACAAACAGAATATTATCAACATGACCTATCCACTGCAAGTCTTCAATTCACAACTCATTCACCGACAATGTTCCTCCTTTGTTAATTTctttatagagagagaggggggtgggggttgaTAAATGTATGTTACTTTTTATCTGTTGTGGGGTTGGCATTTGATATTAATGGgggaataaaaataaaggaagcaTTTGTGATAGAAGAGTTGTTCCTGATGACTTCTTCTGCTTATAGGAGATAGAATTTCCGGCCGGCACCATTTAGTTGCCAGAAAGGTAAAACAATACTACAACTCTAAGATGGGAGGGGGAGGTGGGGCATAGAGACGACCTCTTATGGGGCGAAGCCAAAATGCCCAGAAACTGATTTCTTGGGAAACGTACATTAATATGAGAATTGGCTTTTGGGTAATACAGTAATACCACAAGGATACTAAAGAGAGGACTAATGCATTGATTAGATAGTCATTTAGAGCAAAGTAGGTGAGAGAGATATGTAAACGGATCGAATAAGAATTAGATATAGTACTATTAGCGTTAGGTTTCGATTAGCTTCCAAACAGATTTGAACAGTTTCGGGTATTGATTTTTTGAATACAAGTAATTTCCTAAGTGTATATGAACACTaattggtttttcttttggatgaatatccatttacatccttcCTTAGTTATCTGCGTTAGGTGGAGGAGAAACGGAGGAAAACAAAAACTCAACTATATAGGGTTGACGTTGAAGGGTCCTATTTGAAGTTGCATAGATGTCCTCgtcaatctttttcttttatttaatttaatgtaAATTACATGTAATACATTGTGAACTAATAAgggaattttaatattataaaatagggagaaagagcACTACCAATCACTGTTCTCTACACCCAAACGCTACTCCAAGGTACGTAGAAGTCATAGTGTAAGTGTAAGAAATGTGTAAGTAGATAACTACCATTAGATTATATCAAGGATTAATTTTGAATTCATACTTATTTGTGGTGGTAATGGACAAGTTGATTATATAGACATTCAAGATCAGATCCCTTTGTATACTTTTTTTGTTGATGGTGTGGTTTTGAATTGGATAAAACAAAAATAGGGATAAAATGCAAAATTAGAAATGTCGAGATCAACATTggaataatttttaatttttttttaatgataaagtAGAACAAAATATGAGTATAGGGTGTAACTTGATTAATAATAAGACTGAAAGGGAGGTTGTAAAAATGAAGGTGCTTTTTTTAAGACACGACAAGATGAATATTGTAGAGTTAAGTTCGGTCATTCATAAATAAAGATGGCGCAAAAGAGAATGATGTTCCAGAAAGAATTAGATTATGGTGGATGAAATCGAAGAGTATATCCGAAGTGTTGTGCGATTGAcgtatttttttaatacttaaagaaattttttatagCACTATTATATGACCAATAGTGATGTATGGAATTGAAtattgggcaattaagaaatgACATATGAACAAACTTATTGtacttgaaataaaaatttgagatGGATGAATGATGAAAGTAGAACATATAAAATGAAGAATTAACACATTATGGCTAATCTAGGAGTAGTACCAATACATGATAACATGTGAGAATGGCATTCAAGTCAAAATTTGTTAATTANNNNNNNNNNNNNNNNNNNNccctccccctccccctctttgtttctctctccctcccctctttGTTCTCCCCTACGATAGCTCTTGCCTTCTTTGTTCCCCCTTCCCCTAGCTTCTACTCACCCTTGTGTCCCTACTTTTCCTCCCTTTCCcccttgtttttattttcttcttgtctatctatttctctcccccttccccttctttcCTCCCCAccctttctctcctcccattgcAACACCCTGTTCCTACTTTCCCTCCCCCACCCTTATAcacctcctttttctcttttttcttcttctccacctcCTACTAGATTTGattatttcccttcttttttttttttgtttaaatgtCGATAATCCTACCACGA is drawn from Macadamia integrifolia cultivar HAES 741 chromosome 7, SCU_Mint_v3, whole genome shotgun sequence and contains these coding sequences:
- the LOC122085224 gene encoding protein kinase PINOID, which encodes MLEFLPESDSEIGFETLNSSQSSMGSESCSSFSRISFDVLEIPSKTPSQSPENLNLKPHRSSDSAWEAIRFASYGRKEGLNYRDFKLVRRIGSGDLGKVYLCRLRDQGSCFYAMKVVDKEALALKKKIERSETEKRILKMLDHPFLPTLYAEFDASHYSCVVMEYCSGGDLHTLRHRQSGKRFSLRSARFYAAEVLLALEYLHMLGIIYRDLKPENVLIRSDGHIMLSDFDLSLCSDAIPAVESPDSSSSPDPTTTLSSSADLPSTGRARKVSSLWCLPKWLFRSRKVRTVATTRQFVAEPVTARSCSFVGTHEYVSPEVASGKSHGNAVDWWALGIFIYELIYGRTPFSGDNNEATLRNILKKPLAFPTGSPSSGSEMYARDLISRLLVKDPDQRLGSKRGAAEVKTHPFFKDINFALVRSSMPPEINGLRRSKTTSSSESMTCKTAFDYF